Proteins from a single region of Pristiophorus japonicus isolate sPriJap1 unplaced genomic scaffold, sPriJap1.hap1 HAP1_SCAFFOLD_79, whole genome shotgun sequence:
- the LOC139256888 gene encoding histone H2B 5-like: MITFDMREILEWEDLQLGNSNQTSHQDLRDSLDSSGSPYHQPLEKHQSQCTLPPPGKTVTAKKGAKKTVTNTTPKGGKKRRKSRKESYSIYIDKVMKQLHPDTGISSKTIGIMNSVVNDILERIAGEASRLVHYNKRRTISSREIQTAVRLLLPGELAKHAVSEGTKAVPKYTSSK, encoded by the exons ATGATCACATTTGATATGCGAGAG ATATTAGAATGGGAAGatctgcagcttggtaactcaaaccaaacatcacatcaagatttgagagattcactggATTCAtctggatcaccttatcatcagcctttggaaaaacaccaatcacagtg cacgCTTCCACCACCGGGGAAAAccgttactgccaagaaaggcgctaAGAAAACGGTCACTAACACaacaccgaagggcggcaagaagcgcagaaagtcgaggaaggagagttactccatttacatcgacaaagtgatgaagcagcttcaccccgacaccggcatctcctccaagaccataggcatcatgaactcggttgtgaacgatattttggagcgcatcgctggtgaggcttcccgcctggtccattacaacaagcgccgcaccatcagctcccgggagatccagaccgccgtgcgcctgctgctgcccggggagctggccaagcacgccgtgtcggaagggacaaaggcggtgcccaagtacaccagctccaagtaa